A region of Campylobacter suis DNA encodes the following proteins:
- a CDS encoding tetrahydrodipicolinate N-succinyltransferase N-terminal domain-containing protein has protein sequence MTTEKFKQICETVRSDALYRDPLAFGIARVDRSKIDDRKILQASFGAHNWNESFLSAAAFSWALKECGVAVNFQDSEFVCDFNKELANKAWQLFCAFENQTEKHPNVSTLKAVRNAVNESKNAKNFRLVFIYEDTHPKSIEALYLKLYALSLKKTTSIVLEPNGLELKDLAWGSDGKPIEFEWLKTHEIELKMSDNYPLIASIGKLPSFLNHIIPDNVPQKTPFLEIKLGEIVNFKEAL, from the coding sequence TTGACAACGGAAAAATTTAAACAAATTTGCGAAACTGTCCGATCAGATGCACTTTATCGTGATCCGCTTGCTTTTGGTATAGCTAGGGTTGATCGTAGCAAAATAGATGATAGAAAAATTTTGCAAGCTAGCTTTGGCGCACATAACTGGAACGAGAGCTTTTTAAGTGCAGCTGCGTTTTCATGGGCGTTAAAAGAGTGTGGCGTGGCAGTAAATTTTCAAGATAGTGAGTTTGTTTGCGATTTTAATAAGGAGCTTGCCAATAAAGCTTGGCAGCTTTTTTGTGCATTTGAAAATCAAACCGAAAAACACCCAAATGTTAGCACATTAAAAGCGGTACGAAATGCCGTAAATGAGTCCAAAAATGCCAAAAATTTTCGACTAGTCTTTATCTATGAAGATACTCACCCTAAAAGTATAGAAGCACTATATCTAAAGCTTTATGCACTTAGTCTTAAAAAGACAACATCTATCGTGCTTGAGCCAAATGGCTTAGAGCTAAAAGATCTTGCGTGGGGTAGTGATGGCAAACCCATAGAGTTTGAGTGGCTAAAAACACATGAGATAGAACTAAAGATGAGTGATAACTATCCACTCATAGCGTCCATAGGAAAACTTCCATCTTTTTTAAACCATATCATACCAGATAATGTGCCACAAAAAACGCCATTTTTAGAGATAAAACTAGGCGAGATAGTAAATTTTAAGGAAGCGCTTTGA
- a CDS encoding DJ-1/PfpI family protein translates to MKIALVMYDKMNLANFAMLMAFFKSFEGVRLKTCAFKNEVVCELGVRLHPDVFGESIYGADMIVIPDGLGALSLRYDEIFLSWIKSGSSAKLKFGFDLGSLIFAGAGFLEEKSAAIRGGYKNALSEYCSVSEHKICFDKDMISASEFSQELQLKLSKLLESY, encoded by the coding sequence ATGAAGATCGCTCTTGTTATGTATGATAAGATGAATCTTGCAAATTTTGCAATGCTAATGGCTTTTTTTAAAAGCTTTGAAGGCGTCAGACTAAAGACTTGTGCGTTTAAAAATGAGGTGGTGTGTGAGCTTGGAGTTCGCTTACATCCTGATGTTTTTGGCGAGAGTATTTACGGTGCTGATATGATCGTTATACCAGACGGACTTGGCGCACTAAGTTTGCGATATGATGAAATTTTTCTTTCTTGGATAAAGTCTGGTTCATCAGCAAAGCTTAAATTTGGCTTTGACTTAGGCTCACTCATCTTTGCAGGAGCTGGCTTTTTAGAAGAAAAGAGTGCTGCCATAAGAGGTGGGTATAAAAATGCACTTAGCGAATACTGCTCTGTTAGTGAGCATAAAATTTGCTTTGATAAAGATATGATAAGTGCAAGCGAGTTTAGCCAAGAGCTTCAGCTAAAGCTTAGCAAGCTTCTAGAAAGCTACTAA
- a CDS encoding NYN domain-containing protein encodes MKFQNIAVFIDAENFSHTLVDEAFLGINKLGKVGKAFAYGDFSLPSLKSYKDVILNHNIFAMQNFSYASGKNSSDIALAIDAMELLCSGEFDAFVIVSNDSDFIRLAQKIRSHGKTAICVATNAKNERAYDEILLINKKSKIRQNIENGVKSLIGIKPQNQSMQQSKNLNEAREILTKFYDEMVTNSNQNEFIHQSLFGSAIKDGSVKFSLQEYGFGRLGKFFDALAGQNVVEITMDGSAPKFRIKR; translated from the coding sequence TTGAAATTTCAAAATATAGCGGTTTTTATCGATGCTGAAAATTTCTCACATACGCTTGTAGATGAGGCTTTTTTAGGAATAAATAAGCTTGGAAAGGTCGGCAAAGCCTTTGCTTACGGCGATTTTAGCCTACCAAGCCTAAAAAGCTATAAAGATGTGATACTAAATCACAATATCTTTGCCATGCAAAATTTTAGCTACGCAAGCGGCAAAAACTCATCTGATATCGCACTTGCGATAGATGCGATGGAGCTACTTTGCAGCGGGGAATTTGACGCCTTTGTCATCGTTTCAAATGACAGTGATTTTATAAGGCTAGCGCAAAAGATACGCTCGCACGGCAAAACTGCCATTTGCGTTGCAACAAATGCCAAAAACGAGCGCGCGTATGATGAAATTTTACTTATTAACAAAAAGTCAAAAATAAGACAAAATATAGAAAATGGCGTAAAATCTCTCATCGGCATCAAGCCACAAAATCAAAGCATGCAGCAGTCAAAAAACCTAAATGAAGCTCGTGAAATTTTAACCAAATTTTATGATGAGATGGTTACAAATTCTAATCAAAATGAGTTTATACATCAGTCTTTATTTGGCTCAGCTATAAAAGATGGCAGTGTTAAATTTTCGCTTCAAGAGTATGGATTTGGCAGGCTTGGTAAATTTTTTGATGCTCTTGCAGGGCAAAATGTCGTTGAGATAACGATGGATGGTAGTGCACCAAAATTTCGTATAAAGAGGTAA